In endosymbiont of Galathealinum brachiosum, the DNA window AGCAAGCTTAGCCCCTACGGTGGTTATATTTTATGCCTAAGCCATGCACTATTAGGTGAGTTTAATCACTCAAAAACACTTGCCTTACAACTATTAAAAAAAGACCCTCAAAATATTGATACGTTGAAACTGCTAGGCAGTTCATACCATGAACTGCGTGACTACAGCGCAGCTTCTAAAGCATTTACTAAAGCCGTTAATATCAATAACCAAGACATAACTGCACTATCCAATCTAGCAGGCGCATTAAAAGAAGAAGGTAAATTAGAAGAAGCAGAAAAATACTTCACCTCCTCCCTTCAAGTAAAAAGAGCACAACCAGCCGCCTTAACAAATTATGGCTTACTCAAACAAATGACTGGTAACCTGAATGAAGCGATTCTATTACATCAAGAAGCTTTAAATTACGATAACCAGAACCTGACCATGATATATAACCTCGCTTTCGCTTTAAGTGAACAGGGTTCATTTGATCAATCATTGGAAATATACGAGCAAATTTTAAAAATAACACCACAAAATATAAGAGCTATTTGTGATGTTTCACAAATTTACATTAAACAAAAGAGACTTGATGAAGCACTAAGCCTGCTTGATAACGCAAAATCAATTAATTCTAATGATGAACATATACATTTAAATATGGGCGTAATTTACAAATTAAAAGACCAGTTTGAAAATGCGGAAATCAGCCTTAGAGAAGCACTCAGAATCAACCCTAACAACTCAACTGCACAATACTATTTATCAATAGTTACTGGTGATACATCTATTCAAAGCTCGCCCGAAGACTATGTAACAGACCTGTTCGATGGATATGCTGAGACATTCGATGAACAATTAGTTGGTGAATTACAATACAAAACACCAACGCTAATTGGAGAACTGGTTAATAAATATATTTCAACCGACAGAAAATATAATATCTTAGATTTAGGTTGCGGAACTGGCTTAGCAGGGATTCACTTTGCCGATGTATCAGAAAAGATGGTAGGTATAGATTTATCACCCAAAATGTTAAACAAAGCCAAAGACAGAAATATTTATGATGAACTACTGGCTACCGATATAGAAAAATACTTTAACACATATGATTTTAAGCCAGACATTGTTATATCTGCTGATGTATTTGTATATATTGGTGATATTGACAGCATCTTCTCATGCGTATCAAACGCAATGAATGAAGGCGGAATATTTGCATTTTCAACAGAAGACACGACGGATACCGACAGTTTCCGACTTAAAGATTCTGGTAGATTTTCTCATAGCGAGACATACATCTCTGCGCTTGCTAAGAAATATAATTTTTCTATTGCCGAACAAAAAGCGACGACCATTCGTCATGAGGCAGGAAAACCTATCCAGGGAAAAATTTACATTCTTCAAAACTAATAAAGCATGGAAAAAATAGAGTCTCTGTATAAATCTGCACTTCACCTGATATCTACAGGTGATTTTGCAGGCGCAAAATTAAAACTTTTACTCTTACTAAAAAAATCACCTGCGTACGCACCTGCGTATTATCAAATGGCTTTAATCAACTTACATCAGGATGATGATAAGCAAGCCATAGCAAACTTAATAAAATGTATTGATATAAATATCAACACATCAAATGCTGCTCTACTTTTAGCTGAAACACAGCTACGCAATTCCCAACTAACAGAAGCCTTAGCAACTTACACTAAGACTGCACTACTTAAAGATTTCAAACAAGAAGCCATTTCAGGTCAGGCGAAATCACTTAGATTATTAGACCGAACACAGGAAGCATATGACCTTATACAACAAGAGGTTGATATCACTGACCACCCTTCACTTATATTAGCATTTTCAGAGATATGCATTGAGTTAAAATGCTATTCAGAAGCAACGGATAAAATAGAACGTCTCTTGTCAAAAGAAAATATGTCAGATATTGAAGTAAAGAAAAATTTATTACATACACTTGGAAAGTTATATGACAAGGAAAAAAAATATAAAGAGTCCTTTAAAGCACATAAAGATGCTAACAATTTAACACCTCATCTATATTTGCCAAACAACTTCAACCAATTGACGTTTAGAATTCAAAACACTTATTCAGAAGATTTCATTAACCATTTTCCAAAATCAAATAATAAAAGTAAGCATCAACCTATTTTTATAGTAGGTATGCCGAGATCTGGCACTAGCTTACTGGAACAAATTCTATGCTCTCACTCGGAGATATATGGAGCTGGTGAGCGTAACGAGGTACAACAAGCCATTTCCTTTATGTGCAAAGGCGGCTACCCTGAAAAGATGCAAGCCATCACCTCAGCCCAACTTGATCAAGCTACGAAATTTTATACGAATAGCGTCTGCTCAAAAAGGCATAAATATACGATCGACAAAATGCCACATAATTATCTACACATTGGCGCAATACTTCAGTTATTTCCTGAGAGTAAAATAATTAATATCACCAGAGACCCAATTGATAATTGTCTTTCCATCTATTTTCAATATTTCAACAGTTCTCACCGATACGCAACTAAACTGGATAATATTGCCCATCATTACTCAAGATATAATATGTTGGTAAGTTATTGGAAACAGCTCTTCCCGGACAATTTAATTAACATAAAATATGAAAACATCATCAACAACACAGAGTCAGAAATAAAGAGTTTGCTAAATCATTTATCACTAGAATGGGAAGACGGATGTTTAGAACATTATAAAAATAAACGACACGTTAAAACAGCTAGCCAACAACAGGTAAACCAACCTATCTACAATGAATCCGTAAGCCGCTGGAAAAATTATGAAGATGATATCCAACCCCTATTAACTCAGTTAAAGTCATATGACTTAATATAAAGCGCTTAAATTCAATACAAACCTATAAAAAGTAGACATATAGTCTTTATAAACTATATATGATAACAATATGAAATATAAAATTTCTAACGATGACATACTCAAACCGGAAAATTATTTTCACAAGTTTGATTTAAGAAATAATCAGGTATCATTTTTAAAAATGGATAGGGACTCATTTAAAAAAAGCCCATTTTTAGACCATAGAATTCAATGCGCGTCTATTACATCAACTTCTATCGACTTAACAGATAGCTGTATAGAAAGCTTATTTTCCACCAATCACCACTACACATGTAATTTTATCTTTCACACAGCATATTGCTGCTCAACCTTACTTAGCCGTGCAGTCGACATATCGAATAAAACAATGGTTTATAGAGAACCCGTGACTCTACACCAATTAGCTGTAATGCAACGTCGAAAAGAAGAGTTCCCTGAGCAACACATTAATTCATGGGACAAATACTTTCATTTTACTTTGAAAATGCTTTCAAAGACCTGGTCTAAGAATGAAATTTCCATCATTAAACCAACAGACTCTTGTAATAACATAATTCCACAAATAATGACCGTATCAGAGAATTCCAAAGCCATTTTACTTTACTCAAAACTGAAAGACTTTATAGCTTCCAATTTAAAATCAGAAGGCAGACGCAAGTTTTTAAAAAATTTTGTAATGCGCTCAACCAGAGATGCGAAAAAATATTCAATATTTAACTCCATCAACCCTGAAACATTAGACGATGCTAAATCTGCAACATTTGTCTGGATGGTTTCAATTATGCTTTATCTAGATGCTATTGATAAAAGTGCACATTGCAAGACTTTAGATGCAGAGAAGTTACTTGATGATCCATTTAATAAGCTCAAGCTTGTTAGTAAACATCTAAGAATCAATCTGACAGATAATGAGATTGAAGATATTCTAAGTAGCCCTTCATGGAATAAACACGCAAAAAATACAAACGATGTTACTTATAGCAACGCAGATCGACAAAAAGAAAAAATTAATGTTCTCAAACAGAATGCAAACCAAGTAGAAGAAGCTATAAAATGGTCTCAATCTATTTTTAACTGGGAAGATGCTCTTTTAAAACTAGAAAAAGTCGCTTTATAATTTTCACGTATACGAAACATTTACAGAAAATTAATAAATTATAAAAACTTAATAGAAAATACTTTTTATTATCTATCTTTCACAATTAAAAAGGGCTGCTAAATAAGCGGCACTTTTTAATTAATAGACTTATGAAACTGCATTACGCTTTACGGCGTTTTGCAACTCCAAACAATCCAATAAGACCTGAACCAAATAACCATACAGCAGCAGGTACTGGTACTGCAGATACAGACGCCAATGTTGCAGAATTTATAGCGGTATCATCAAAGTTCCCATCGGTATAAGTACCACCGATAAGAAGTGAAGCACCCTCAGCAGCTGTAAAATCAAAACTAAAGCCTAAAACTGAGCTTCCAACTTCACCATAGATATCACCACCAAACTGACGCCATCCGTTCCCGAAAACATCACCTAGATCTGAATCACCACCACCTACATTTGAAATACTACCTGACCCTGTAATATCCATTATGAAGTCATAACCATAACTGGTATCACCTTCAACATCATAATAAAGATCCAAACTCGTTGTACCCGCAGAAAGCGACAATGTATTTTGCGAACTTAAAAATGGATTTGCACCACTTTCAACGACCCAAACATTCATTGCTTGCGTTGATGCTGATCCCATAATTAACAGTATTGAAATAACATACTTAATCATTTTTTTCATATTTAACATCCTTCTCTCTTTTTATTAATACTATTTACTAATTACCCGCCGCGACACATACCTGACGAAGACCTGGAGGCAAACCGAGTAATGAGCGTTGAATTATGACGGCATCGGTATTTGTGCATGCACCATCGCCACTCACATCGCAGAAATCAACTTCAAACTTTGATGGTAAACCGATCAAGTGGCGCTTAATTAATACGGAATCTGTATTGGTAATTTTACCATCGCCATTAATGTCACCACACTGACACGCATCACCAATACCATCGGGGGAATTTGAATCAAGGCCACCATTATCTTTTTGATCTTGATTAAATGTATTGGGACAGTTATCAACCAGGTTTTGAATACCATCACCATCTGTATCAAATGGATCAAGGCTAGGTGCTGCATTAAAGTTGGCATAAAAACCAATAAACGGACCATCCACCATGGGTGAACCATTGATACCATCACCATTTACATCCGTTGAAACTAACATCCACGTAGACGCTGGATCAGGAGCTGAACCTGCATCACCACCAAACAAATTATTTTTAATATTCGACACGCCATCGGCATCATCCCATACCGCATCTCTATTCCAGACATTAACCATATCAATATTGGTATTTCCATTCCAGTCGATAAGAATATGTGCACCAACCTGCCCTTCTTCTACGGTCATACTTAAGAACTGCTCTGTTTGAGATTCAGATAAAGGATTATTACAAACATTCAATCCAGCCTCTAGTTGCCATACTGCACATGTAGTATCAAAAAGATAAGTACCAGGACCAAACACGCGGATATGATGAGTCACCCATGAAAAACCAAACAAGGGTTGGGGAAGCTCTGAACTAATAGTCATATTAAAATTAATATCGGTCTCAAACGTATTAAACGACTCATCCCAATTAAATACGACATCATTAGTGCCACCAAAGGTCGAACCTTCAGCCGTTAACAAAGTGAAATTTCCACCACCCTCATTAAGTCTAAATTCTACTTTTCGTGTCACTTGTACCGCTGAGTTTGAATCACTGTCTGTCACATCGTAATAAACGGTGTAAGGTCCATTATGCTCACTCGCTACAATTGAATTCACAATGGATGATGAGTTATCACGAATAGTAATATTATGTATCAAGTAATTTCCTAGTGCGCCAACACCGGCTGATGTTCCTGATGTGGTAATGGCCGTTAAGTCACCATCTTGTACATCATGCACATTGAAACCTTGTTCTACATATACATCATCTATAACTAAACTTACGTCACCGCCAACTAAAGTGATAACGGGTTCTGATCGGGTTACGGTTACGACCTGATTACTTTGTGTTTCGTTTGGCGTGTTTGCGCTATCTGTTGCAAAGTACCTTAAGGTACTTTGCAATGTATCTTGCCCAGCTGGGACAACAAAATTTACAGAATCCGTTGTTGTCGCCACTCCACCAAAAACAGGGTTACAGTCATTATTGGCATCAACAGCTGTTGCCATTGGCACAACATAATTATCAGCCTGACTAGATTCAATATTGATTGAAGCACCACCGAAAATGCTAACAATCGGTTTTGCTGTATCAACAATATTAATGCTTCTGGTTTCTGTAATTGCAGCTAACGGTGCGCCAGATGCATTACCCTCGCCTGAATCTGTCACATCATAATTAATCAGGTATGTATTTCCATTTTCGTTAAGTGTAAGCCCTTCGATGGTATTACCACTAACCACAATATTTTGTGTTAATACATTATCATCATCTTGTGGATCGGATGCAGTTGCACCGGCATCAAAATATGCCGTACATGCCTGATGAACAAATGGGTTATAACTGTTAATCGTTAAAACGGGACCATCAGGGTCTGTAACGAAAACGGTAAGAATTGCAGGTGCAGATGTATTACCGGCGTAATAGTCATTCAAAGGCTCATCATAAGCACTGTCTGTGCAACGATACTCAACCTGATACGAACCAACTACATCTGTATTAACGTTACTATTGACAGTAAAACTTAACCTAGGATTAACCCCTGGTGATTGAGTTATGATATCAATACCATCTCTATTATCTGTACAAGTGACCGTTACACCCGGGTTATATGGGTCAAACGAACTTGCACTGGTAAAAATATTATCATGACTTAATGTAACCACGGGCGGTGTTGTATCAGCAATATAGCCTGTAAAAGTTAATTTTGAGAAATCAAAATTTGCACTAAAACCCTGAAATGGGCCATTATCCATCGGCGAACCACCAAGACCGTCATCACCTGTGATTGAAACTCCATCCGTGTCTAAAGTAGATGTTGCAATAGGTAAAGGCCCCATTGGAAGCATTCCTTTCCTCATGCCGTCAGTGCCACCAAGCACACCCGTACCATCAATAACATCACCATTTTGAATGCTCGCTAATGAGGTTAACAAGCCTTGCATATCAATAACGACTGATATAGAAATGGAGCTATTACCATTCCAATCGAATAACATATTGGCTAGCCATAAAGTCCCTGTTGGATCACTCGCATCATCCAGATCGGTTAATGTAATATCATGGGGAACAGCAGGGCCTGAAGCAAAAAAATCAAATGGGTTAATTGTCATGGAACCCGTCCCTGCACCTGTATCAATCGTTAAGTTACCACCTAATTGAGTACGAAAACCATAATGCCATGTGTAATCACCGTAATACGGGTAACTTGTATTCATAATTGGATCACCACTGGGACTTACAATGGTAAAAAGAGCATCACCTGGTCCAGTACATGTACCTGTTGAACAGCCACCATTTTCAAAGGTAAACTCATAAACATCAGCTTGGGCACTAGATAACGAGCCAGCAGTTAAAATAGTTGCAATAGCCGTAGAAATAAATGTTTTTCGGATAGTATTTACTGGTTGTTTTTTCATCATTTTTTTCAGCCCGAGTAATTTATAATTTATTTTAATTAAATTCAAAAATATTATGCTTTACAAATGAAGCTGACATTAACTGCTAGATAGTTTCATGGAAATTCCTTTTTCATTTCTACTTTTTATTTTTTCATTAGATGTAATTGCAAGCTACGTGCCATACTCTACCTCCCCCATTCAGGGGGCTTTGTTATTCTAATGAATATTTTAACCACCTAAAACTGTAAATAATCCCGACGAATCCCCCGCTTAAATAAGCTAAATCGACACATTTTATATAAGAATATAACTCTTTATTAAATACTAATTAATAAATACAGCTAGAAAATCTGAACATATGCCACATATCAATTTCATGTCTGATCACCAATAAACAAGAATTAATAATTTGTTAATAATTGTTAAAAAGGTTTTTGAGCGGTAGAAAAATTTAAATTATAAAGTTTTCGTCATACCTGCGAAGGCAAGTATCCCGTTTCTTTAGTTAACAAAAATCACTGGATCCCGACTTAAAAGCATACCTGGATGATGAAGCTTAGTTTTTCTGAATTATCTGGTTTCGTGTAAAGTTTTCATAAAATATAAACAATTCACGCATATAGCCCTGAACAACATTACACCTTATTAAAAACAATTCATTAATAAGCTTTTCTATCGGCTATTAATTACACATAAATCTCACATTAATTTTTAATTATTTACAGACATAAAAAAGGCCGCCAATAGAGCGGCCTTTAAAAAGATTATTAAGTATTTACTAAGCGTTACGACGCTTAGCAAATGAGCATAACCCTATAAGACCTGAACCAAATAACCATACAGCAGCTGGTACTGGTACTGGTGATACCGCTGCCAATGTTGAAGCGTTTATAGCGGTATCATCAAAATTTCCATCGGTATAAGTACCAGCGATAAGAAGTGAAGCACCCTCAGCAGCTGTGAAATCAAAACTAAAGCCTAAAACTGAGCTTCCAACTTCACCATAGATATCACCACCAAACTGACGCCATCCGTTCCCGAAAACATCACCTAGATCTGAATCACCACCACCTACATTTGAAATACTACCTGACCCTGTAATATCCATTATGAAGTCATAACCATAACTGGTATCACCTTCAACATCATAATAAAGATCCAAACTCGTTGTACCCGCAGAAAGCGACAATGTATTTTGCGAACTTAAAAATGGATTTGCACCACTTTCAACGACCCAAACATTCATTGCCTGCGTTGATGCCGACCCCATAATTAGCAACATTGCCGTGATATGCTTTATAATTATTTTCATTACTTCTACCTCATTACTTCATTTAATTTTTTAAATATTTTTTAATTACCAGCTGCTGTACATGTTTGACGAATGCCTGGTGGTAAACCAAGTATTGAACGCTGCACTAAAACTGCATCGGTATTCGTACAATTACCATCGCCGTTTACATCGCAGAAGTCAGCATCAAAGCTTGATGGTAAGCCTAATAAATGACGTTTCATTAATACTGCATCTGAGTTAGTCACTTTGCCATCCCCACTTACATCACCACATTGGCATGCATCACCAATACCATCTGCTAAAGTTGAATCAACACCACCTTTATCACTTTGATCTGCATTTGCAGTATTTGGACAGTTATCAGTAAAATCATCAATACCATCACCATCAACATCACTTAAATTAGCAATCTGTTGAGAAATACCGCTTTCATCGTTGTTGTATGCATATTGCCCAATAACCGAAGGAACATTACTCAAATCTGAATACGCTGCGTAATCCATTGCTTCAATTACACGAATACCATCAGCACGTAAGATATAAGCATAACCACCATACGAATGATCTTGCCATGTACCACCGGCAGTAGTACATGAGGTCTCATCGGTCGCATCTAGCAATCCAGTATATTTTTTAACGCTAGTATTAGTAAGACCTACTCCACCAACCCAGTCAGGATTCAATATTCCGCATTGAGCTTTGCCTGCTTTTTCAAGCACCCCAGCACCCATAAAAGAAACCAAATTATACTGATTTGGATCTGCAGGCGCTCCACCTACTTGCGCAGTGTGAAGAAGAGGATCAGGACTTGTATTATTTACAACAGCGCTAGCACTATATACTTGAGGGTATTGCCCTAGCTCATTACGCACATCAACAGAAACCGTTCCGTAACTGCGCATTTCAAAATCTCTAACAATTTCAGTACTGCTGTAGGTGTATACGCCGGGCGATGTTTGATGGTAAACATCGAAAGCGAAATCAAAGGTAATCTGGCCAGCCATAGGCTCTAGTGCACCCGGATTAGTTGCCATTACCGAACCACACCAGCCTTTAGCATTAGATAAAACATAGGGCTGGAATGCGATATTTGTGTAGTATGTTCCGTCTACCTGATATTTAGGATCAGTGTCGGGCAGTGTACCGTGGTGCTCGTATGTGTCATAAAGAAGAAACGTCATGTCTTCCTGAGCAATAAAATAGTCGCCATCTGTATCAACAAGCATATTATTAAATGTTGAACCACCTTTTGTGGTGTATGCCCATTTATAAAAATTAACGGCACCATCCATATTACTACCACCGAACCAGGCACCACCCGTAACATCAGGTCTGTGATTATAAGTAGCATCAGGCGTCAGGTAATCAGGATCTCTGGTAACAACATGCTGTCTTTGGCCCACAGAATCGGCATTAAACCCGTTAACAGGTTCAAAATCAGTTGCTGTTCGACCATTTGGACCAATAAAACCCCAGTCATCAAATGTAATGGTACCAACATTACCGTATGTGGCTGCATCGATGGTTTTAACGTGAATATCAGCTTGCACTGGAATCGCACCAACGCTAACCCCTATGACCATTACAAGGCCCGCTTTAACAAATGACTTATTATTTTTCAACATGACGAATGTGCCTTTTTTCATTTAATATTTAGTTTAGAAATATCCGTATGTTGATACTAATTTTTATTATTTAGCCTGTATGTAATAAAACACACATACTCTTATATTATTAGAACTTTTTATTAATTAGTTAAAAAAACCAGCTATATTTTTAATTTCAAATCTTATCTATCAATACAACACATAGAACATATCAGCATTAATCTAGTTATATCCTTATATCAAGCTATTATAGGAGACTTACTATTACTCTCAATTCAAACTTATCTACTCAATAATAATTTAATTTTAATGATACTTAACTATAATACAGGACATTTACTCGCTAATAACTCATAAATAATGTAAATTTTTTAATAAAAAGTGTAAATATTTTACAATTACTAGATATAAATTAATTTTAACGACATCTTACTGATTTCATTAAACTTAATGAGAATTCACAAAATATAAAAATTGGATAAATAAAAAACACCAAGATACTTTAACTATTGATATGCAAAAATATTCATATAAATACAAATTAGCAAATAAAAACAAGACCAATATAGGTATTCATTTTAATATTTAAGCACAAACTTTAACTTTTGAAATCTTTCTTGAAGTATTACAGTGAATTACTTTTCTTATACAGAACCTATGATTTTATCCTGCGTCTAATTCACAATAACGAATTATATTGTGACAGGCACCTTAAATTTTAATCAAGAGCATTTTCAGCATGAGAAAATAAAAACCTCAAAAACTACAGCAAACAGAAGGTAGCCTCCATTATTCCATTAACAACCAGCCTGTTGCTGTATAACGCTTTCCTCTTGCATAATTAGCAACCTGAGAAACGTAATGCAATGCAGGAACTTTAAAAATTGTAAGCGAATTGAAAAATGGCTCTATGATATCCAAAATTGTTTGCTCTCCATCCAACATATGTAGCAGACCACCCCAATCATTATTCCAAATCGGTGTAAAGTTAAAAACATAGGCCGCCGCACGCTTTTCCTTGTCTGTTTTATCTGTATGCTTTCTCAAAAAACATCCAGGTGAAAAACTGGCCAACTGTCCATTTAAGTTATTAATAGTTAATTCGCCAGTAACATTTCGGCAAAAATTTAAGAACTCTTCTCCACGTAAATCTTGATAAAATTCTTGAAGCACTTTATTCGTTGAATTAACTAGATCTGATCGATAATAGAAATACGAAAAGCCTTTCTGTGCCATGGCCATTATATTTTGATTCAATTGAGAAGACTGCTGAGGAGTATATTTAGATAGCTCTTCTGCACTAATGGATACGGGTCCATTCTCAGATAAATAACATAGCTCCCATGTTATTTCTTTATAAATAGATTGCGCTATACGCTTCACATATCCATCTTCTAAAATATTTTCAATAGCAACATAACCTTGATTATTGAACTGATCTTTTATCGCTTCTAAATCCAATTTTTTATTTAACATCTACAGCTTCTTCTGCATCGGTTGATTAATAAGAGCCACATTAAAAGCGATAGACACTCTTTCCTCATTAGAATGATTGGCCTCTACACTATGCTCCATCCACGCAGGGAAAAAAAGCACGCTGCCTTCTTTTGGTGGTACTTTTATTGTATATGAGTTCATTAAATTCTGTTCCTGAAACGGCAATTGTAAATAACGCATAGGACGCGAAAAGTCTTCTAATACAAACTGACCACTATTTTTAGGAACTTTAACATAATAACACCCACTGATAACCAATGGATTTGGCATGCCTACAGGCGATTGATGAGAGTGCATTGCATTTGAACAAGCTTTATCATTAATATTTGCCCACATAGACGTCACTTTAAGTTTTGATGACATTGCACCAAAACCATAATCTTTACCCACCTGCAATAAATGTTCATTTATAAGGTCTACAAGATTTTTAAACTCTTCTTTAAAATGCAACTTACCATGACTCTGCCAGCCACCCCGATTTGATATTGACACACCAGAATCCATTTTCTTTTCTTCTTTAACTGCCTGAAGCAACTGTTTATTTAGCACTAAAGGACTTTCTGCTTTAAACGTCCATAATGGGACTGAAAATAACATTGATAAGTTTTGACTCATTATTCTTCTCTATAAATGACAATTATTTAGTTTGTGGATCTTTAATTATATCCATACACATATACCCTAAAAAACAATCCAATACTTTATAATTTATTAACAATAACAAATTATGCTTGATATATTGATAGACATCAAATTCCGGAAATATTATAAATATTAGTAATCAATTATTCATGTTTACACCCATCTATTTTAAACATAACTTTAAGCGATTTAAATTAGGCTACTTGAAATTTTTAATGATATATTATTTAACTCTAATAAAGTAAACCGAATACAGAAAAAATATAGTTTATACCCATAATAAACTCATTAAAATTACAAAAAATTTTAAACTATTTAATAAAGGATTAATTTATACGCTGGAACTATTAAAGTAACAATCAAAACTGTTGTTTATAGTTAGAGGTGTTGAATTTGAGATAGAGAATTCATCTTTTTTAAAGCTGATTCGACATTGCTAAAAAACAGCCTTCCCCTACAACAAATTACATAATGAAGCAGAGACATATCATTGACTGGGAAACAAATAAATACTTACACATTTATGCCTAATTTTTGTATCAAATCATAAAGTGTAGGACGACTTACACCTAACAACTCTGCCGCCGGTGAAACCTTTCCATTGGTATGATTCAATGCTTTAGTGATAACCTGTCGCTCAACAGCTACTCTAACTTCACGCAAATCAAATGAATTAACTTCATTAGAATCTTCAGCAGGGGTTAACTCCAAATCAACTGCTGTAATATGTTTACCATCAGCCATTATCACTGCACGTTTAATTCTATTTTTAAGCTCTCGTACATTACCGGGCCATTTGTGTGCATCTAGGGCAGTTAGTGCATCTTTAGTAAATCCTTTTAATTTTTTACCCTGTTCCAAATTTATTTGATCAAAAAAAGATCGAGCTAAAAGCAGTACATCCCCATCCCTGTCCTTCAATGGGGGGATATTAATTGGAATTTCATTGATACGATAATACAGATCTTCACGAAATTCTTTCTTTTCTATTTTATCTTCTAGATCCTGGTGGGTTGCACAGATGACTCGTACATTTACCGCAATTTCTTCACGCCCCCCTATACGTTCAACTACACGCTCCTGTAAAAATCGTAACAATTTTGCCTGTAGTGACATGGGTAATTCACCCATTTCATCCAGAAATAAAGTACCACCTTCTGCATACTCAATTTTACCTGGTGTTGTTTTCGTTGCGCCCGTAAACGCACCTTTTTCATAACCAAATAATTCACTTTCGAGCAGGTTTTCTGGAATGGCTGCACAATTGATTGCAACAAAACGACCGCTAATGGACG includes these proteins:
- the prsR gene encoding PEP-CTERM-box response regulator transcription factor, which produces MESTKKILVVEDDPGLQKQMKWSFDDFEVFVAGDRKEALKIIAKEHPSVATVDLGLPPDPEGSTEGLATVEDILAAAPNTKVIVVSGNDERSNAVQAVASGAYDFYQKPIDSELLNQIVTRAHHVFELEEENRRLTMEHIDVSMEGMIANSPQMQTVCQRVEKVAPSDATVLLLGDSGTGKEVCARALHGKNPSISGRFVAINCAAIPENLLESELFGYEKGAFTGATKTTPGKIEYAEGGTLFLDEMGELPMSLQAKLLRFLQERVVERIGGREEIAVNVRVICATHQDLEDKIEKKEFREDLYYRINEIPINIPPLKDRDGDVLLLARSFFDQINLEQGKKLKGFTKDALTALDAHKWPGNVRELKNRIKRAVIMADGKHITAVDLELTPAEDSNEVNSFDLREVRVAVERQVITKALNHTNGKVSPAAELLGVSRPTLYDLIQKLGINV